One Belonocnema kinseyi isolate 2016_QV_RU_SX_M_011 chromosome 6, B_treatae_v1, whole genome shotgun sequence genomic region harbors:
- the LOC117175242 gene encoding uncharacterized protein LOC117175242 isoform X3, which translates to MYEQNKIGEEKYYVSEVQQVNLQLIYRSIFMLLHNSTGAENCIKSSRTQMLAGSSSNKS; encoded by the exons ACGAGCAGAACAAAATTGGTGAGGAAAAATATTACGTTTCTGAAGTGCAACAAGTGAATCTGCAGCTAATTTACAGGAGCATATTTATGCTTCTTCACAACTCAACAG GAGCTGAAAACTGCATAAAATCTTCGCGAACGCAGATGCTTGCAGGCAGTTCGTCCAATAAGAGTTAG